A genomic region of Anas platyrhynchos isolate ZD024472 breed Pekin duck chromosome 19, IASCAAS_PekinDuck_T2T, whole genome shotgun sequence contains the following coding sequences:
- the LUC7L3 gene encoding luc7-like protein 3 isoform X2 — MISAAQLLDELMGRDRNLAPDEKRSNVRWDHESVCKYYLCGFCPAELFTNTRSDLGPCEKIHDENLRKQYEKSSRFMKVGYERDFLRYLQSLLAEVERRIRRGHARLALSQNQQSSGAAGPTGKNEEKIQVLTDKIDVLLQQIEELGSEGKVEEAQGMMKLVEQLKEERELLRSTTSTIESFAAQEKQMEVCEVCGAFLIVGDAQSRVDDHLMGKQHMGYAKIKATVEDLKEKLRKRTEEPDRDDRLKKEKQEREEREKEREREREERERKRRREEEEKEKERARDRERRKRSRSRSRHSSRTSDRRCSRSRDHKRSRSRERRRSRSRDRRRSRSHDRSERKHRSRSRDRRRSKSRDRKSYKHRSKSREREQDRKSKEKEKRGSDDKKSSVKSSSREKQSEDTNTDSKESDTKNEVNGTSEDIKSEVQRKYAQMKMELSQVRRHTKAPSEGKDSVVLQNILRYIVLSQLFCSRLVPPLVCLFGTYL, encoded by the exons ATGATATCGGCCGCCCAGCTCCTCGATGAGCTTATGGGCCGGGATAGAAACCTGGCCCCGGATGAGAAGCGCAGCAACGTGCGGTGGGACCACGAGAGC GTTTGTAAATACTACCTTTGTGGCTTTTGCCCAGCTGAATTATTCACAAATACCCGTTCTGATTTAG GTCCTTGTGAAAAGATTCATGATGAAAATCTGCGTAAACA GTACGAGAAGAGCTCTCGTTTTATGAAAGTGGGCTATGAAAGAGACTTTTTGCGCTATTTACAAAGCTTACTTGCAGAAGTAGAACGCAGGATTAGAAGAGGTCATGCTCGTTTGGCGCTGTCACAGAATCAGCAGTCTTCTGGG GCAGCGGGACCTACTGGTAAAAATGAAGAGAAGATTCAGGTGTTAACTGACAAAATTGATGTACTACTACAACAG ATTGAAGAACTAGGTTCAGAAGGGAAGGTGGAAGAGGCACAAGGAATGATGAAACTTGTTGAACagctaaaagaagaaagagaattgCTGAGGTCTACAACTTCA ACAATTGAGAGCTTTGCCGCCCAAGAGAAGCAGATGGAAGTTTGCGAAGTTTGTGGAGCCTTCTTAATTGTAGGAGATGCACAGTCCAGGGTAGATGACCACTTGATGGGAAAGCAGCACATGGGTTATGCCAAAATAAAAGCTACTGTTGAAGACCTAAAA gaaaagttacgaaaaagaacagaagaaccTGACCGTGATGACAGgctaaagaaagagaaacaagaaagagaagagagagagaaagagagggaacgggaaagagaagagagggaaaggaagaggcgacgtgaagaggaagaaaaagaaaaagagagggcCCGTGATAGAGAGAGGCGTAAAAGGAGTCGTTCCCGGAGTAGACATTCAAGCAGAACATCTGACAGAAGGTGCAGCCGTTCACGAGACCACAAAagatcaagaagcagagaaagaaggCGGAGCAG GAGTCGTGACcgaagaagaagcagaagccaTGATAGATCAGAAAGGAAACATAGGTCTCGCAGCAGGGACAGGAGACGGTCAAAAAGCCGTGATCGGAAATCTTACAAGCACAGAAgcaaaagcagagagagagaacaagacaggaagtcaaaagaaaaag AAAAGAGGGGATCTGATGATAAAAAAAGTAGTGTGAAGTCCAGTAGTCGAGAAAAACAGAGTGAAGACACAAATACAGACTCGAAGGAGAGTGATACTAAGAATGAGGTCAATGGGACCAGTGAAGACATTAAATCTGAAG TGCAGCGTAAGTATGCACAGATGAAGATGGAACTAAGCCAAGTAAGAAGACATACTAAAGCACCTTCTGAAGGAAAAGACAGTGTAGTCCTGCAAAACATTTTGAGGTACATTGTTTTGTCTCAGCTATTTTGTAGCAGACTCGTGCCCCCATTAGTGTGCCTCTTTGGGACATATTTGTAA
- the LUC7L3 gene encoding luc7-like protein 3 isoform X1 yields the protein MISAAQLLDELMGRDRNLAPDEKRSNVRWDHESVCKYYLCGFCPAELFTNTRSDLGPCEKIHDENLRKQYEKSSRFMKVGYERDFLRYLQSLLAEVERRIRRGHARLALSQNQQSSGAAGPTGKNEEKIQVLTDKIDVLLQQIEELGSEGKVEEAQGMMKLVEQLKEERELLRSTTSVLLQTIESFAAQEKQMEVCEVCGAFLIVGDAQSRVDDHLMGKQHMGYAKIKATVEDLKEKLRKRTEEPDRDDRLKKEKQEREEREKEREREREERERKRRREEEEKEKERARDRERRKRSRSRSRHSSRTSDRRCSRSRDHKRSRSRERRRSRSRDRRRSRSHDRSERKHRSRSRDRRRSKSRDRKSYKHRSKSREREQDRKSKEKEKRGSDDKKSSVKSSSREKQSEDTNTDSKESDTKNEVNGTSEDIKSEVQRKYAQMKMELSQVRRHTKAPSEGKDSVVLQNILRYIVLSQLFCSRLVPPLVCLFGTYL from the exons ATGATATCGGCCGCCCAGCTCCTCGATGAGCTTATGGGCCGGGATAGAAACCTGGCCCCGGATGAGAAGCGCAGCAACGTGCGGTGGGACCACGAGAGC GTTTGTAAATACTACCTTTGTGGCTTTTGCCCAGCTGAATTATTCACAAATACCCGTTCTGATTTAG GTCCTTGTGAAAAGATTCATGATGAAAATCTGCGTAAACA GTACGAGAAGAGCTCTCGTTTTATGAAAGTGGGCTATGAAAGAGACTTTTTGCGCTATTTACAAAGCTTACTTGCAGAAGTAGAACGCAGGATTAGAAGAGGTCATGCTCGTTTGGCGCTGTCACAGAATCAGCAGTCTTCTGGG GCAGCGGGACCTACTGGTAAAAATGAAGAGAAGATTCAGGTGTTAACTGACAAAATTGATGTACTACTACAACAG ATTGAAGAACTAGGTTCAGAAGGGAAGGTGGAAGAGGCACAAGGAATGATGAAACTTGTTGAACagctaaaagaagaaagagaattgCTGAGGTCTACAACTTCA GTTCTTTTGCAGACAATTGAGAGCTTTGCCGCCCAAGAGAAGCAGATGGAAGTTTGCGAAGTTTGTGGAGCCTTCTTAATTGTAGGAGATGCACAGTCCAGGGTAGATGACCACTTGATGGGAAAGCAGCACATGGGTTATGCCAAAATAAAAGCTACTGTTGAAGACCTAAAA gaaaagttacgaaaaagaacagaagaaccTGACCGTGATGACAGgctaaagaaagagaaacaagaaagagaagagagagagaaagagagggaacgggaaagagaagagagggaaaggaagaggcgacgtgaagaggaagaaaaagaaaaagagagggcCCGTGATAGAGAGAGGCGTAAAAGGAGTCGTTCCCGGAGTAGACATTCAAGCAGAACATCTGACAGAAGGTGCAGCCGTTCACGAGACCACAAAagatcaagaagcagagaaagaaggCGGAGCAG GAGTCGTGACcgaagaagaagcagaagccaTGATAGATCAGAAAGGAAACATAGGTCTCGCAGCAGGGACAGGAGACGGTCAAAAAGCCGTGATCGGAAATCTTACAAGCACAGAAgcaaaagcagagagagagaacaagacaggaagtcaaaagaaaaag AAAAGAGGGGATCTGATGATAAAAAAAGTAGTGTGAAGTCCAGTAGTCGAGAAAAACAGAGTGAAGACACAAATACAGACTCGAAGGAGAGTGATACTAAGAATGAGGTCAATGGGACCAGTGAAGACATTAAATCTGAAG TGCAGCGTAAGTATGCACAGATGAAGATGGAACTAAGCCAAGTAAGAAGACATACTAAAGCACCTTCTGAAGGAAAAGACAGTGTAGTCCTGCAAAACATTTTGAGGTACATTGTTTTGTCTCAGCTATTTTGTAGCAGACTCGTGCCCCCATTAGTGTGCCTCTTTGGGACATATTTGTAA
- the LUC7L3 gene encoding luc7-like protein 3 isoform X3: protein MISAAQLLDELMGRDRNLAPDEKRSNVRWDHESVCKYYLCGFCPAELFTNTRSDLGPCEKIHDENLRKQYEKSSRFMKVGYERDFLRYLQSLLAEVERRIRRGHARLALSQNQQSSGAAGPTGKNEEKIQVLTDKIDVLLQQIEELGSEGKVEEAQGMMKLVEQLKEERELLRSTTSVLLQTIESFAAQEKQMEVCEVCGAFLIVGDAQSRVDDHLMGKQHMGYAKIKATVEDLKEKLRKRTEEPDRDDRLKKEKQEREEREKEREREREERERKRRREEEEKEKERARDRERRKRSRSRSRHSSRTSDRRCSRSRDHKRSRSRERRRSRSRDRRRSRSHDRSERKHRSRSRDRRRSKSRDRKSYKHRSKSREREQDRKSKEKEKRGSDDKKSSVKSSSREKQSEDTNTDSKESDTKNEVNGTSEDIKSEVQRKYAQMKMELSQVRRHTKAPSEGKDSVVLQNILSVGVVSGP, encoded by the exons ATGATATCGGCCGCCCAGCTCCTCGATGAGCTTATGGGCCGGGATAGAAACCTGGCCCCGGATGAGAAGCGCAGCAACGTGCGGTGGGACCACGAGAGC GTTTGTAAATACTACCTTTGTGGCTTTTGCCCAGCTGAATTATTCACAAATACCCGTTCTGATTTAG GTCCTTGTGAAAAGATTCATGATGAAAATCTGCGTAAACA GTACGAGAAGAGCTCTCGTTTTATGAAAGTGGGCTATGAAAGAGACTTTTTGCGCTATTTACAAAGCTTACTTGCAGAAGTAGAACGCAGGATTAGAAGAGGTCATGCTCGTTTGGCGCTGTCACAGAATCAGCAGTCTTCTGGG GCAGCGGGACCTACTGGTAAAAATGAAGAGAAGATTCAGGTGTTAACTGACAAAATTGATGTACTACTACAACAG ATTGAAGAACTAGGTTCAGAAGGGAAGGTGGAAGAGGCACAAGGAATGATGAAACTTGTTGAACagctaaaagaagaaagagaattgCTGAGGTCTACAACTTCA GTTCTTTTGCAGACAATTGAGAGCTTTGCCGCCCAAGAGAAGCAGATGGAAGTTTGCGAAGTTTGTGGAGCCTTCTTAATTGTAGGAGATGCACAGTCCAGGGTAGATGACCACTTGATGGGAAAGCAGCACATGGGTTATGCCAAAATAAAAGCTACTGTTGAAGACCTAAAA gaaaagttacgaaaaagaacagaagaaccTGACCGTGATGACAGgctaaagaaagagaaacaagaaagagaagagagagagaaagagagggaacgggaaagagaagagagggaaaggaagaggcgacgtgaagaggaagaaaaagaaaaagagagggcCCGTGATAGAGAGAGGCGTAAAAGGAGTCGTTCCCGGAGTAGACATTCAAGCAGAACATCTGACAGAAGGTGCAGCCGTTCACGAGACCACAAAagatcaagaagcagagaaagaaggCGGAGCAG GAGTCGTGACcgaagaagaagcagaagccaTGATAGATCAGAAAGGAAACATAGGTCTCGCAGCAGGGACAGGAGACGGTCAAAAAGCCGTGATCGGAAATCTTACAAGCACAGAAgcaaaagcagagagagagaacaagacaggaagtcaaaagaaaaag AAAAGAGGGGATCTGATGATAAAAAAAGTAGTGTGAAGTCCAGTAGTCGAGAAAAACAGAGTGAAGACACAAATACAGACTCGAAGGAGAGTGATACTAAGAATGAGGTCAATGGGACCAGTGAAGACATTAAATCTGAAG TGCAGCGTAAGTATGCACAGATGAAGATGGAACTAAGCCAAGTAAGAAGACATACTAAAGCACCTTCTGAAGGAAAAGACAGTGTAGTCCTGCAAAACATTTTGAG CGTTGGTGTTGTGAGCGGCCCATGA
- the LUC7L3 gene encoding luc7-like protein 3 isoform X4: MISAAQLLDELMGRDRNLAPDEKRSNVRWDHESVCKYYLCGFCPAELFTNTRSDLGPCEKIHDENLRKQYEKSSRFMKVGYERDFLRYLQSLLAEVERRIRRGHARLALSQNQQSSGAAGPTGKNEEKIQVLTDKIDVLLQQIEELGSEGKVEEAQGMMKLVEQLKEERELLRSTTSTIESFAAQEKQMEVCEVCGAFLIVGDAQSRVDDHLMGKQHMGYAKIKATVEDLKEKLRKRTEEPDRDDRLKKEKQEREEREKEREREREERERKRRREEEEKEKERARDRERRKRSRSRSRHSSRTSDRRCSRSRDHKRSRSRERRRSRSRDRRRSRSHDRSERKHRSRSRDRRRSKSRDRKSYKHRSKSREREQDRKSKEKEKRGSDDKKSSVKSSSREKQSEDTNTDSKESDTKNEVNGTSEDIKSEVQRKYAQMKMELSQVRRHTKAPSEGKDSVVLQNILSVGVVSGP; the protein is encoded by the exons ATGATATCGGCCGCCCAGCTCCTCGATGAGCTTATGGGCCGGGATAGAAACCTGGCCCCGGATGAGAAGCGCAGCAACGTGCGGTGGGACCACGAGAGC GTTTGTAAATACTACCTTTGTGGCTTTTGCCCAGCTGAATTATTCACAAATACCCGTTCTGATTTAG GTCCTTGTGAAAAGATTCATGATGAAAATCTGCGTAAACA GTACGAGAAGAGCTCTCGTTTTATGAAAGTGGGCTATGAAAGAGACTTTTTGCGCTATTTACAAAGCTTACTTGCAGAAGTAGAACGCAGGATTAGAAGAGGTCATGCTCGTTTGGCGCTGTCACAGAATCAGCAGTCTTCTGGG GCAGCGGGACCTACTGGTAAAAATGAAGAGAAGATTCAGGTGTTAACTGACAAAATTGATGTACTACTACAACAG ATTGAAGAACTAGGTTCAGAAGGGAAGGTGGAAGAGGCACAAGGAATGATGAAACTTGTTGAACagctaaaagaagaaagagaattgCTGAGGTCTACAACTTCA ACAATTGAGAGCTTTGCCGCCCAAGAGAAGCAGATGGAAGTTTGCGAAGTTTGTGGAGCCTTCTTAATTGTAGGAGATGCACAGTCCAGGGTAGATGACCACTTGATGGGAAAGCAGCACATGGGTTATGCCAAAATAAAAGCTACTGTTGAAGACCTAAAA gaaaagttacgaaaaagaacagaagaaccTGACCGTGATGACAGgctaaagaaagagaaacaagaaagagaagagagagagaaagagagggaacgggaaagagaagagagggaaaggaagaggcgacgtgaagaggaagaaaaagaaaaagagagggcCCGTGATAGAGAGAGGCGTAAAAGGAGTCGTTCCCGGAGTAGACATTCAAGCAGAACATCTGACAGAAGGTGCAGCCGTTCACGAGACCACAAAagatcaagaagcagagaaagaaggCGGAGCAG GAGTCGTGACcgaagaagaagcagaagccaTGATAGATCAGAAAGGAAACATAGGTCTCGCAGCAGGGACAGGAGACGGTCAAAAAGCCGTGATCGGAAATCTTACAAGCACAGAAgcaaaagcagagagagagaacaagacaggaagtcaaaagaaaaag AAAAGAGGGGATCTGATGATAAAAAAAGTAGTGTGAAGTCCAGTAGTCGAGAAAAACAGAGTGAAGACACAAATACAGACTCGAAGGAGAGTGATACTAAGAATGAGGTCAATGGGACCAGTGAAGACATTAAATCTGAAG TGCAGCGTAAGTATGCACAGATGAAGATGGAACTAAGCCAAGTAAGAAGACATACTAAAGCACCTTCTGAAGGAAAAGACAGTGTAGTCCTGCAAAACATTTTGAG CGTTGGTGTTGTGAGCGGCCCATGA
- the LUC7L3 gene encoding luc7-like protein 3 isoform X7 encodes MISAAQLLDELMGRDRNLAPDEKRSNVRWDHESVCKYYLCGFCPAELFTNTRSDLGPCEKIHDENLRKQYEKSSRFMKVGYERDFLRYLQSLLAEVERRIRRGHARLALSQNQQSSGAAGPTGKNEEKIQVLTDKIDVLLQQIEELGSEGKVEEAQGMMKLVEQLKEERELLRSTTSVLLQTIESFAAQEKQMEVCEVCGAFLIVGDAQSRVDDHLMGKQHMGYAKIKATVEDLKEKLRKRTEEPDRDDRLKKEKQEREEREKEREREREERERKRRREEEEKEKERARDRERRKRSRSRSRHSSRTSDRRCSRSRDHKRSRSRERRRSRSRDRRRSRSHDRSERKHRSRSRDRRRSKSRDRKSYKHRSKSREREQDRKSKEKGQKIRLLD; translated from the exons ATGATATCGGCCGCCCAGCTCCTCGATGAGCTTATGGGCCGGGATAGAAACCTGGCCCCGGATGAGAAGCGCAGCAACGTGCGGTGGGACCACGAGAGC GTTTGTAAATACTACCTTTGTGGCTTTTGCCCAGCTGAATTATTCACAAATACCCGTTCTGATTTAG GTCCTTGTGAAAAGATTCATGATGAAAATCTGCGTAAACA GTACGAGAAGAGCTCTCGTTTTATGAAAGTGGGCTATGAAAGAGACTTTTTGCGCTATTTACAAAGCTTACTTGCAGAAGTAGAACGCAGGATTAGAAGAGGTCATGCTCGTTTGGCGCTGTCACAGAATCAGCAGTCTTCTGGG GCAGCGGGACCTACTGGTAAAAATGAAGAGAAGATTCAGGTGTTAACTGACAAAATTGATGTACTACTACAACAG ATTGAAGAACTAGGTTCAGAAGGGAAGGTGGAAGAGGCACAAGGAATGATGAAACTTGTTGAACagctaaaagaagaaagagaattgCTGAGGTCTACAACTTCA GTTCTTTTGCAGACAATTGAGAGCTTTGCCGCCCAAGAGAAGCAGATGGAAGTTTGCGAAGTTTGTGGAGCCTTCTTAATTGTAGGAGATGCACAGTCCAGGGTAGATGACCACTTGATGGGAAAGCAGCACATGGGTTATGCCAAAATAAAAGCTACTGTTGAAGACCTAAAA gaaaagttacgaaaaagaacagaagaaccTGACCGTGATGACAGgctaaagaaagagaaacaagaaagagaagagagagagaaagagagggaacgggaaagagaagagagggaaaggaagaggcgacgtgaagaggaagaaaaagaaaaagagagggcCCGTGATAGAGAGAGGCGTAAAAGGAGTCGTTCCCGGAGTAGACATTCAAGCAGAACATCTGACAGAAGGTGCAGCCGTTCACGAGACCACAAAagatcaagaagcagagaaagaaggCGGAGCAG GAGTCGTGACcgaagaagaagcagaagccaTGATAGATCAGAAAGGAAACATAGGTCTCGCAGCAGGGACAGGAGACGGTCAAAAAGCCGTGATCGGAAATCTTACAAGCACAGAAgcaaaagcagagagagagaacaagacaggaagtcaaaagaaaaag GACAGAAGATAAGATTATTGGACTGA
- the LUC7L3 gene encoding luc7-like protein 3 isoform X5, translating into MISAAQLLDELMGRDRNLAPDEKRSNVRWDHESVCKYYLCGFCPAELFTNTRSDLGPCEKIHDENLRKQYEKSSRFMKVGYERDFLRYLQSLLAEVERRIRRGHARLALSQNQQSSGAAGPTGKNEEKIQVLTDKIDVLLQQIEELGSEGKVEEAQGMMKLVEQLKEERELLRSTTSVLLQTIESFAAQEKQMEVCEVCGAFLIVGDAQSRVDDHLMGKQHMGYAKIKATVEDLKEKLRKRTEEPDRDDRLKKEKQEREEREKEREREREERERKRRREEEEKEKERARDRERRKRSRSRSRHSSRTSDRRCSRSRDHKRSRSRERRRSRSRDRRRSRSHDRSERKHRSRSRDRRRSKSRDRKSYKHRSKSREREQDRKSKEKEKRGSDDKKSSVKSSSREKQSEDTNTDSKESDTKNEVNGTSEDIKSEVQRKYAQMKMELSQVRRHTKAPSEGKDSVVLQNILRTTT; encoded by the exons ATGATATCGGCCGCCCAGCTCCTCGATGAGCTTATGGGCCGGGATAGAAACCTGGCCCCGGATGAGAAGCGCAGCAACGTGCGGTGGGACCACGAGAGC GTTTGTAAATACTACCTTTGTGGCTTTTGCCCAGCTGAATTATTCACAAATACCCGTTCTGATTTAG GTCCTTGTGAAAAGATTCATGATGAAAATCTGCGTAAACA GTACGAGAAGAGCTCTCGTTTTATGAAAGTGGGCTATGAAAGAGACTTTTTGCGCTATTTACAAAGCTTACTTGCAGAAGTAGAACGCAGGATTAGAAGAGGTCATGCTCGTTTGGCGCTGTCACAGAATCAGCAGTCTTCTGGG GCAGCGGGACCTACTGGTAAAAATGAAGAGAAGATTCAGGTGTTAACTGACAAAATTGATGTACTACTACAACAG ATTGAAGAACTAGGTTCAGAAGGGAAGGTGGAAGAGGCACAAGGAATGATGAAACTTGTTGAACagctaaaagaagaaagagaattgCTGAGGTCTACAACTTCA GTTCTTTTGCAGACAATTGAGAGCTTTGCCGCCCAAGAGAAGCAGATGGAAGTTTGCGAAGTTTGTGGAGCCTTCTTAATTGTAGGAGATGCACAGTCCAGGGTAGATGACCACTTGATGGGAAAGCAGCACATGGGTTATGCCAAAATAAAAGCTACTGTTGAAGACCTAAAA gaaaagttacgaaaaagaacagaagaaccTGACCGTGATGACAGgctaaagaaagagaaacaagaaagagaagagagagagaaagagagggaacgggaaagagaagagagggaaaggaagaggcgacgtgaagaggaagaaaaagaaaaagagagggcCCGTGATAGAGAGAGGCGTAAAAGGAGTCGTTCCCGGAGTAGACATTCAAGCAGAACATCTGACAGAAGGTGCAGCCGTTCACGAGACCACAAAagatcaagaagcagagaaagaaggCGGAGCAG GAGTCGTGACcgaagaagaagcagaagccaTGATAGATCAGAAAGGAAACATAGGTCTCGCAGCAGGGACAGGAGACGGTCAAAAAGCCGTGATCGGAAATCTTACAAGCACAGAAgcaaaagcagagagagagaacaagacaggaagtcaaaagaaaaag AAAAGAGGGGATCTGATGATAAAAAAAGTAGTGTGAAGTCCAGTAGTCGAGAAAAACAGAGTGAAGACACAAATACAGACTCGAAGGAGAGTGATACTAAGAATGAGGTCAATGGGACCAGTGAAGACATTAAATCTGAAG TGCAGCGTAAGTATGCACAGATGAAGATGGAACTAAGCCAAGTAAGAAGACATACTAAAGCACCTTCTGAAGGAAAAGACAGTGTAGTCCTGCAAAACATTTTGAG GACTACTACGTGA
- the LUC7L3 gene encoding luc7-like protein 3 isoform X6 codes for MISAAQLLDELMGRDRNLAPDEKRSNVRWDHESVCKYYLCGFCPAELFTNTRSDLGPCEKIHDENLRKQYEKSSRFMKVGYERDFLRYLQSLLAEVERRIRRGHARLALSQNQQSSGAAGPTGKNEEKIQVLTDKIDVLLQQIEELGSEGKVEEAQGMMKLVEQLKEERELLRSTTSVLLQTIESFAAQEKQMEVCEVCGAFLIVGDAQSRVDDHLMGKQHMGYAKIKATVEDLKEKLRKRTEEPDRDDRLKKEKQEREEREKEREREREERERKRRREEEEKEKERARDRERRKRSRSRSRHSSRTSDRRCSRSRDHKRSRSRERRRSRSRDRRRSRSHDRSERKHRSRSRDRRRSKSRDRKSYKHRSKSREREQDRKSKEKEKRGSDDKKSSVKSSSREKQSEDTNTDSKESDTKNEVNGTSEDIKSEGDTQSN; via the exons ATGATATCGGCCGCCCAGCTCCTCGATGAGCTTATGGGCCGGGATAGAAACCTGGCCCCGGATGAGAAGCGCAGCAACGTGCGGTGGGACCACGAGAGC GTTTGTAAATACTACCTTTGTGGCTTTTGCCCAGCTGAATTATTCACAAATACCCGTTCTGATTTAG GTCCTTGTGAAAAGATTCATGATGAAAATCTGCGTAAACA GTACGAGAAGAGCTCTCGTTTTATGAAAGTGGGCTATGAAAGAGACTTTTTGCGCTATTTACAAAGCTTACTTGCAGAAGTAGAACGCAGGATTAGAAGAGGTCATGCTCGTTTGGCGCTGTCACAGAATCAGCAGTCTTCTGGG GCAGCGGGACCTACTGGTAAAAATGAAGAGAAGATTCAGGTGTTAACTGACAAAATTGATGTACTACTACAACAG ATTGAAGAACTAGGTTCAGAAGGGAAGGTGGAAGAGGCACAAGGAATGATGAAACTTGTTGAACagctaaaagaagaaagagaattgCTGAGGTCTACAACTTCA GTTCTTTTGCAGACAATTGAGAGCTTTGCCGCCCAAGAGAAGCAGATGGAAGTTTGCGAAGTTTGTGGAGCCTTCTTAATTGTAGGAGATGCACAGTCCAGGGTAGATGACCACTTGATGGGAAAGCAGCACATGGGTTATGCCAAAATAAAAGCTACTGTTGAAGACCTAAAA gaaaagttacgaaaaagaacagaagaaccTGACCGTGATGACAGgctaaagaaagagaaacaagaaagagaagagagagagaaagagagggaacgggaaagagaagagagggaaaggaagaggcgacgtgaagaggaagaaaaagaaaaagagagggcCCGTGATAGAGAGAGGCGTAAAAGGAGTCGTTCCCGGAGTAGACATTCAAGCAGAACATCTGACAGAAGGTGCAGCCGTTCACGAGACCACAAAagatcaagaagcagagaaagaaggCGGAGCAG GAGTCGTGACcgaagaagaagcagaagccaTGATAGATCAGAAAGGAAACATAGGTCTCGCAGCAGGGACAGGAGACGGTCAAAAAGCCGTGATCGGAAATCTTACAAGCACAGAAgcaaaagcagagagagagaacaagacaggaagtcaaaagaaaaag AAAAGAGGGGATCTGATGATAAAAAAAGTAGTGTGAAGTCCAGTAGTCGAGAAAAACAGAGTGAAGACACAAATACAGACTCGAAGGAGAGTGATACTAAGAATGAGGTCAATGGGACCAGTGAAGACATTAAATCTGAAGGTGACACTCAGTCCAATTAA
- the LOC101789398 gene encoding ankyrin repeat domain-containing protein 40 — MAALSSASEERELQERLREAAALGDAEEVRRLLGLGVDPNSQNEVDGWTCLHWACKRNHAQVVACLLAAGADKQILTATGELAAQLTSKPDIRKILGEEDNECQGAKDLNLPVVANYLANPPFPYVYTEASIPDSLAESQNESASISSASQSETSPCSSATQVEGIFTPTSCNSDDGFPAPDAAEQLSSPSAPTPAPTCKTPEVPNGPVCQPPSSHSEGLFSPVASNEAVPQQTDSSPTGPAPTFQPFFFTGTFPYNMQELVLKVRVQNLRDNDFIEIELDRQELTYQDLLRVSCCELGVNPEQVEKIRKLPNTLVRKDKDVARLQDFQELELVLVKSDSSPFRNAASTLTERPCYNSRASKLTY, encoded by the exons atGGCGGCGCTGAGCAGCGCCTCGGAGgagagggagctgcaggagcggctgcgggaggcggcggcgctggGGGACGCCGAGGAGGTGCGGAGGCTGCTGGGGCTCGGCGTGGACCCCAACTCCCAGAATGAAGTCGACGGCTG GACGTGCCTGCACTGGGCCTGCAAGCGGAACCATGCCCAGGTGGTGGCttgcctgctggctgctggcgCGGACAAGCAGATCCTCACGGCCACCGGGGAGCTGGCTGCACAGTTAACTTCGAAACCAGACATCCGCAAGATTTTGGGAG AGGAAGACAATGAATGTCAAGGAGCGAAAGATTTAAATTTGCCAGTTGTTGCAAACTATTTGGCCAACCCACCATTCCCTTATGTCTATACTGAAGCAAGCATTCCAGACAGCTTGGCAGAATCCCAGAATGAAAGTGCTTCCATCTCTTCCGCTTCCCAGAGTGAAACTAGTCCTTGTTCATCAGCAACTCAGGTTGAAGGCATATTCACACCTACATCATGTAACAGCGACGATGGTTTTCCTGCGCCAGATGCTGCGGAACAGCTGTCCAGCCCCTCAGCACCTACCCcagcaccaacatgcaaaacgCCTGAAGTACCGAACGGCCCCGTTTGTCAGCCACCCTCGTCTCACAGCGAAGGTCTGTTTTCTCCTGTAGCATCGAATGAGGCTGTACCTCAGCAAACTGACAGTTCGCCTACTGGTCCTGCACCAACATTTCAGCCCTTTTTCTTTACTGGAACTTTCCCGTATAACATGCAAG AACTTGTACTTAAGGTGAGAGTCCAGAATCTCAGAGACAACGACTTCATTGAAATTGAGCTAGACAGACAAGAACTGACTTACCAAGATCTGCTCAGAGTGAGTTGCTGTGAATTGGGTGTAAATCCTGAACAAGTAGAGAAGATAAGAAAATTACCTAATACACTGGTAAGAAAG GACAAGGACGTGGCCAGACTTCAGGACTTCCAAGAGCTGGAGTTAGTTCTTGTGAAAAGTGACAGCTCTCCCTTCAGAAATGCTGCATCAACCTTGACTGAGAGACCATGCTACAACAGTAGAGCATCAAAGCTGACTTACTGA